The genomic segment GGGAAACCCGTCAGACGGAATGTCGATGGCCTTCAGCCCCGACAACAATTTTGTCTTGGTAAGCGTTGCAAATTCATCTGCAGTTCGGCGCCTGAATGCGACGACGGGGGCCGACCTCGGCGATTTTGTCGCGTCGGGCTCAGGCGGTCTGATCTATCCTACGGCGATACTCTATCATCCCAGAGTGCCCGAGCCCGCTGTTCTTCTTCCGTTAGCTGTAGGGCTACTGCTTCTCCGTCGTCCTCGAGGGGTGGCTGCTCGTTGACCTGCGTTACTTCCCGAGCAGTAGCGTGTAGTGCGCGAACAGGTCGTTTTCCAAGTCCATCGGATGTTCGCCTGTATCCCAACCGAACGCGCGGGCCATCTCGCGAACTGCCTTTGAATCATCCTCGTCGAACTTCAGCACCCTGAAGCCGGCGGCTTCCAGCATCTTTCGCGGAAACGGGCAGCGACCGTCGGCCCAGGGGATGTAGGGCTTGTCCGGCGGAGCGGGGGCGGGGCTGATGTTGTAGATCATCACGTGACCGCCGGGCCGGAGCGAATCGAACAGGGCCTTGACGAATTCCTCTTCCGACACGCCGAGGTCCACGAGCATCCGCTTATCGACGGGTCGCTCGGGGTGAAGGTAGCCGTTCTTGAGCGTGTTCTTGGAGAGGATCAGGTCGAATCCGTTGCCTGCGGCCTTTCTTACTTTTTCGTCGCCGGGCCAGTGACCGTGGAGGAGGGTGACGCGGCCGGCGATTTTTCCGTCGCGATCGCGGACGGGCCCCTGATCCTCAGACTGGCTGTAGAGCACGGGTAATAACGGATCGACATCGACGCCGACGGCGTCAGCACCCAGCAGAGCAAACAGGCGCGGCGGTCCTATGCCGCCGTAGCCGAAGTCGAGGGTGCGCGTACGCGCAAAACTCTTGACGCCCTCGCGGCCGAGGATCTCCAACGGGCGGACGTAGGCGAGCGGCGTGCCGTACTTCGTGGTGTAGTACAGATCCTCGGTGACCTCGATAGGAGACAAGTCTTTTTGCTCGCCGGCGGGAAGCGCGGCGAATTGGGCGGCCGTAATATACTTCCGCTTTTGGTCGCGATAGATCGTTCGCGGCGTGGGAGGCGACAGATCATCGGCGGCCGCAAGAAATGACCGGGCCAGTTCGGTCTGCACGAGCTTCACCGCGGCCCTGGCCTCGGCCCGGATCGCCGCCAGACCAGACAACTCGGTGGGAGCGCTAGTCTGAGGGCCGTCGGCAAGAGCCAGCGCATTAATCTGCCCAAGAGTGAGCGCGGCGACAACGATGTGAGTCCCTTTATTCACCAGCGCGCTCCGCGGGCGGAATCAGCAGAGGGTGTACCTCATTGCTGAACGAAGGGGCTTGCGGGGATTAACGCGTTGTATCGCTCAAAGCGACGACAATGCGGCCCGCGAAAGCGGGGACTCGTCCTTCCATACACCTCTAAGGGACTGGACACCTCTAAGGGACTGGAATTGCTTATTTTTTCTTTGGAGGTTCCGGTTTCCTGGGGGCTTCCTGCTTCTTGGCGGCTTGAGGTTGCTGGGGCGGCGCGAAGCGGAACTTGCGGCCCTGGCTCTTGGTGAGGCCGTTGTTTCCTTTCTGGTCGCGGTCCTGATAGCGCTCCAGAAGTTTTTGCATGCGCTGCTGCTGTTCCTGAAAGGCGGATTGTTCGCGCCCCTGACGCTTGCGCAGCTCGTCCGTGGACCAGCCCAGCTTGGGCGCCCGGGCGGCCTCGCGCTTCTGGCGTTCTTCCAGCGCGGCGCGTTCATCGACGAGGCGTCGCTGCAGCGCCGAGCGTTCTTCCAGCGTTCGACGCGTGACATCCGAAGCCGCGGAAGACTTCGGCTGGGGCTGTTGGCTGCGCTGGAAGATGCTGTCGGGCTTCCGGCGCGGTTCTCCCTGCTTGATTCGCGGCCGGAAGACTTCCACGGCATTGCCCTTGATGTTTGTTTGTCTCGGTTGCGTCACGTCGCGGAGCGTATACTTCGGAACCGGCCGGCCCGCCCGCTGTTCGATATTCTTGATGTTGATACTGTTGTTCACGATGTTGTTGTTGACGATGTTGTAGTTGGTCACGTTGTTCGTCTGGTTGACGATGTTGACATTGCGCACGCTCCGGGCGATGTACGGCCGGAGCCGGGGCTCCAGGAAGCGGCGC from the Phycisphaerae bacterium genome contains:
- a CDS encoding DUF6600 domain-containing protein; this encodes MARLRYFLCSTLLTLSILLVAKPASAQPYGHGPGPAGDVDISIFYEELAPYGEWIDLRPYGWVWSPYGVDYDWRPYQEGHWVWTEYGWTWVSDEPFGWATYHYGRWHYDNYYGWVWVPGTIWGPSWTAWREGDGWVGWAPLPPDDSIHAGFRIGNFNFRFDAIKRFHWNFVEQRRFLEPRLRPYIARSVRNVNIVNQTNNVTNYNIVNNNIVNNSINIKNIEQRAGRPVPKYTLRDVTQPRQTNIKGNAVEVFRPRIKQGEPRRKPDSIFQRSQQPQPKSSAASDVTRRTLEERSALQRRLVDERAALEERQKREAARAPKLGWSTDELRKRQGREQSAFQEQQQRMQKLLERYQDRDQKGNNGLTKSQGRKFRFAPPQQPQAAKKQEAPRKPEPPKKK